The following coding sequences are from one Seonamhaeicola sp. ML3 window:
- a CDS encoding NAD(P)/FAD-dependent oxidoreductase has protein sequence MFDALIVGGGAAGLSCALVLGSAKDKAFAKDKYIGIIAHQKTSHLQTALFNNVLGLAPGTTGASILETGKKQLSDLYPHVEQINKEKVSEINETDYGFEVKTNKNTYKSKLVVIAVGYTNLMRIKGLENYIEPHPRDVPEKERIWLKNTNHLIRDNLYVAGTLAGWRSQFAIASGSGAHVATDILTLWNKGKHTKVHDKIQ, from the coding sequence ATGTTCGATGCATTGATAGTAGGTGGAGGTGCTGCGGGCTTATCTTGTGCTTTAGTTCTTGGGTCGGCCAAAGACAAGGCTTTTGCTAAAGACAAGTACATTGGTATTATAGCGCATCAAAAAACCTCGCATTTACAGACTGCTTTATTCAATAATGTTCTGGGTTTAGCCCCAGGAACCACAGGAGCCTCTATTCTGGAAACTGGTAAAAAGCAGTTATCGGATCTATACCCACATGTGGAACAGATTAATAAGGAAAAGGTCTCTGAAATTAATGAAACAGATTATGGGTTTGAGGTGAAAACTAATAAAAACACCTACAAATCAAAACTTGTGGTTATAGCTGTTGGTTACACCAATTTAATGCGGATAAAAGGCCTCGAGAATTATATTGAACCACACCCAAGAGATGTTCCCGAAAAGGAACGTATTTGGTTAAAAAACACTAATCATTTAATACGTGACAACCTATACGTAGCTGGAACTTTGGCGGGATGGCGAAGCCAGTTTGCAATTGCATCGGGAAGTGGTGCTCATGTTGCGACCGATATTCTTACCCTTTGGAACAAAGGGAAGCATACCAAGGTACATGATAAAATACAATAA
- a CDS encoding globin family protein, which yields MEAKTIELVQGTFKEVVPIADKAAEIFYDKLFDLDPSLKPLFKGDMKEQGKKLMTMIGTAVNGLNNLDAIVPAVQNLGRNHVGYGVKDSHYDTVGSALIYTLETGLGKLFTPDVKAAWVEVYTVLATTMKDAANQAEAVAVADEKPWWKFW from the coding sequence ATGGAAGCCAAAACCATCGAATTAGTACAAGGAACATTTAAAGAAGTTGTTCCTATCGCAGATAAAGCTGCAGAAATATTTTATGATAAACTATTTGATTTAGACCCAAGCCTTAAGCCTTTATTTAAAGGGGACATGAAAGAACAGGGAAAAAAATTAATGACCATGATAGGCACCGCCGTAAATGGCTTAAATAACTTGGATGCTATTGTTCCAGCCGTTCAAAACCTTGGAAGAAACCACGTAGGTTATGGTGTTAAAGACAGCCATTACGATACTGTTGGTTCTGCCCTTATTTATACATTAGAAACTGGACTAGGAAAACTTTTTACTCCTGATGTAAAAGCGGCCTGGGTAGAAGTATACACTGTCTTAGCAACCACTATGAAAGACGCTGCAAACCAAGCAGAAGCTGTAGCTGTAGCTGATGAAAAGCCGTGGTGGAAATTTTGGTAA
- a CDS encoding MarC family protein, with amino-acid sequence MKLVPKEIFTAFMVLFAVIDVVGNIPIIIDLRKKVGHIQSEKASLIAGAIMITFLFLGKSILNLIGIDVNSFAVAGAFILFFIALEMILGITLYKEEENSVMTASIFPLAFPLIAGPGSLTTLLSLRAEFEVENIIVAIILNVIFIYIVLKTSKRIESFLGSNGISIIRKVFGVVLLAIAVKLFAENIKVLFN; translated from the coding sequence ATGAAGCTCGTACCAAAAGAAATTTTTACCGCTTTTATGGTTTTATTTGCCGTTATTGATGTTGTTGGAAACATTCCAATTATAATAGATTTAAGAAAGAAAGTAGGGCATATTCAAAGTGAAAAAGCTTCGCTAATTGCGGGTGCCATTATGATTACCTTTCTTTTTTTGGGAAAGAGCATTTTAAATTTAATTGGTATTGATGTTAATTCGTTCGCAGTTGCCGGTGCGTTTATTTTATTTTTCATTGCCCTTGAAATGATTTTAGGGATAACGCTTTACAAAGAAGAAGAGAATAGTGTAATGACGGCATCTATATTCCCTTTGGCTTTCCCCTTAATAGCGGGCCCTGGTAGTTTAACAACCTTACTGTCGTTGCGGGCGGAATTTGAAGTAGAGAATATTATCGTTGCTATTATTTTAAATGTCATATTCATTTATATTGTTCTCAAAACATCTAAAAGGATTGAAAGTTTTTTAGGTTCGAACGGGATAAGTATAATACGAAAGGTATTTGGAGTTGTACTCCTTGCTATTGCGGTTAAATTATTTGCCGAAAACATTAAAGTTTTGTTCAATTAA
- a CDS encoding DUF3109 family protein, with the protein MFQLGKTIVSDDIVKKDFLCNLSACKGACCIDGDAGAPLEKDEINILEDIYPKVKPFLRQKGIDAIEAQGTSISTEEGELETPLINNAECAYVIYDENDVALCAIEEAYNQGEISWKKPVSCHLYPIRVTDYSEFSAVNYHKWQICDDACTLGEELKVPIYKFVKEALIRKFGEDWYLELEKVAKTL; encoded by the coding sequence ATGTTTCAACTCGGAAAAACCATTGTTTCAGATGATATTGTAAAAAAAGACTTTCTATGCAATCTGTCTGCCTGCAAAGGCGCCTGTTGTATAGACGGTGATGCTGGAGCGCCTCTAGAGAAAGATGAAATAAACATACTAGAGGACATCTACCCAAAGGTAAAACCCTTTTTGCGACAAAAAGGTATCGATGCCATTGAAGCACAAGGCACTTCCATTTCAACCGAAGAAGGAGAACTTGAGACCCCCTTAATAAACAATGCCGAATGTGCCTATGTGATTTATGATGAAAATGACGTAGCGCTTTGTGCCATCGAAGAAGCCTACAACCAAGGAGAGATTTCCTGGAAAAAACCGGTCTCTTGTCATTTATACCCTATTCGGGTTACGGATTATTCTGAATTCTCGGCAGTTAACTATCACAAATGGCAAATTTGTGATGATGCTTGCACGCTTGGTGAAGAACTTAAAGTACCTATCTACAAATTTGTTAAAGAAGCACTCATAAGAAAATTTGGAGAAGATTGGTATTTAGAACTAGAAAAAGTTGCTAAAACGTTATAA